DNA from Branchiostoma lanceolatum isolate klBraLanc5 chromosome 9, klBraLanc5.hap2, whole genome shotgun sequence:
CAGGCAAAATGACGGTTGGTAAAGAATAGCTTTTGGTCCAATACCTGTGCAGAAGTACCTCCATATGCCACGTCAACAGAAGCCTTTGGGGACTCGATCTTGTCAATGGAGTTTGGTGATGACACGTTGACCTTGAGCTTGAGTTTGTAGGGAGCGCCAGAGGTCACCACATCACCGGGTACTATGTATGTGTCGTCATAGGCAGCAGCTCCTGAAGCATACAGTCAATGACTTTCAAATTAGTATTCTTTTCATTAGATACATGGTTTGTGGCATTAGGTAAAGGGTCTGTGGCATTTGAGGTAATCCAATTATGGTGTCTCAGTGAATGTGGCAACCAGTTCACTCAtggttcacatacatgtatttttgaaaaGCAGGTAGTTCTTATGGCtttacaaaaatatgtttttttctgaggCGTTATACTGTGTTCTGAACAGGTAGCTATGTTCACTGTGAATTAATTGGCATTCATAGTTGGATTACGTTTACTTGACATGTATCAACGAGGTTCTACTTGTAACACGTGGTCTTCCATCAAATAATTTGAACATACTGTGTACCTTGCGTGCACCGCGTGAACTGCTATGCATGTTTGAGTATTAAAAATATCATTATACTAATTTATAGAATTGGACAAACTTCTATCACATTTCATATTGAAATGTGTCTTTCCTTGGCTGGGTATACGACATAAATGGAATGCATTATACggtgtattccatatcatccTTGGTCCTAGCCCTCCCGTGGTCGGGCTGGTAAATTTGTACCTCATCATACAGAATACACCCATCCTCGTTCACctggacccttccgctccacgttacatcgctcgcgtaaagggccctggtaacatgggctggcatccatggttatgacgatatcgccaccaaaacagcttcagccaatcagaggggttaaaaaccgtttgcttcctctcatcggaagccagcgcgcaaagaacgctgggaagctatcaaccaatcaggttacgtgttacggctagttcattaattattcatgagctacaactgccgtttgtgccaaataagggttagctcattaactcttcatgagctacaactgccgtttgtgccaaataagggttagctcattaattattcataagCAAGTCttgtcgacctgcaataaccatggatgccagcccatgttaccagggccctttacgcgagcgatgtaacgtggagcggaagggtcctggtgaacgaggatgaatACACCGAGTAGTACTAACTCTATTTATACAACCTTTATTATACCGCACTAACCTGTATCTGATGAGTAGCGTGGGTTGAGAACACCGGGAAGTACAAACTTGAGCGAGCTGTCAGCCTCCACGGGCAGTTCCGCCACATAGCTGAGCTGGATGGTGGCCGACGTTTTGGGCGGAAGATTTCCCACGCTGCACTTGAACACGTCTCCGGCACGGTCGTCCTCTTCAAACAGAAACGCCCCCTCCCCGCTGGCTATGGCATCGTCATATTCTTCTCGCGCCTGTATGTGTGGTGTCATGATAAAAATAATTATCTGCCGAACCATTTTACACGTAGATCAACTTACTATCAAAGCTAATATTGGAATGAGCTGTGTGCATAGtctagtggttagtgaccctgtctTTGCATGGATCTAGAGTTCGGAAGTTCGAATCCTGGGTGTTGTCACTCACACGACATGTAGGCTACTGTAACTGTAAATGGATGTGTTCCTTTAGAACATAAGCCATTATTCACTGTTTACTGTGCTTATTAAAAGGGCTACTGTACCAGTAGAATGTCCCCTACACATTTAATTTGCattttctctgtcacgaccagtagaaATTTAGGTAATAGCTCTTTAGTTTAAACTAAAACTGGATGCATATtaatttttctatcatttttcatTGGTCACGACAGATACTCAGTCTGGCTCATTGTGCCATGGAAACCTCCCTAGGTTTCTTTCACAGGAACTAAGTCATCAAAATGGCCAACTAGGACCCTTTTCAGCAAAAAacttcaaaatctttttttcatttttatggaATAAAATCTATTTTATATATAAACTGTCTGGACACTATGTCTATTACCCACTTTATTAAGTAGCAAAAGTTTTACAGGCCGATTTACCTTCTGTTTCTCTTTGACCTTGCCAATGATTCTGCGACCTTCAATCAGGGCCTCGAACTTGTACACAGCACTCGTCTCGTCCAATGGGAACACGAAGACCGCCTCGATCGGGTTGTCTTCCCCGTTATGGTACTCCAGAGAAGACGTGACATTGGACACGTATCCGATGATGTCCACGTGGACATCTATTTCCTTCAGAGGGACTGAAACAATGAGAaacattcatttgtataattgtaaGTATAGTGCTGTGTGGTGTGTATTATAAAACTGAAACtcgtgttcaggttcaggtcctgattcaggtccagaggttcaggtttaGGTCCGGAATTATGAAGTCCATACCTGAACCAATGGCatataaaaatattttttcggTTACATATGAGATCGATATTGGCATAAATCTTACATGGAATTTGaaacatgcaaaatcatatGAAGTCAgtagtagtaaacacaaaagttcagtaataaacacaaacacaatgtttttttatttatttttccagCACCAATTTCATGATCAATGGAAGGTTTTacatggtttagaacaaaaaggagaatacaACTGAGAGATCTTAGTTTTTGCAAGTCAGCacttgtttccagacatttatttatttatcttccttaaaCCTCAATGTTTGTACATTTATAAGTCCAGTTCAGGTCCGGTGTATATAAGTACGCAGCACTATGTGTAAGTATACTGAGAAGCAaggttaaactgtaatttccaacacaaaaattggacctaCATATTTTACTTTTCAAATTAACACCTGTCCAGTACTCAGTAGTAGGTCAGCTGTTGCCAGGCATACTAACATCATAGTACTGAGTCTGTGgcgttaaggtctcattcatgagttttttcgccccatggGCTTACATTGTTATAATGCACCATTATTCATTtcatgttgagcacatttaacctagatcatgtaaaaaaaattgccaacagtttcactacatacaatctctttttatagcaattacaaactgcacttagctacatcCCGAAAAAGGCaatttccagctgtaagcgcaccaCCGCATCACCTACGATGTCGGGTTGTGCACGTATGTCCGACCTCCCGCGCGGCTGctgaactttacctgctaatttcttcagttacaaacaagctttcatcagtttgacgcttgagatcagttgggctggctaaaagggaatttttcCACTGATATAAACACATGTTCATGCAGCTGTTCATTTTTTGGCATACAGACTCTTTGGGAGTCTACACACAGATAGAGTAACTCAGGGATGAGACCTTAACTACACTGGCTGACAGTAGACTATCCACTTGTATGCTTCTAGGTATACTAGTAGAATTGTAGCTAgttagaccttacaaaagtcacTGTCCTTTTGATGCGTCTATCAAGACTGCTGTATGTTCATGAGCTATTATATTTCAGTGAATCCTGTCCACAACTATaacctgtctactgtgaccattttcttcaagtccaTCTTATTACATAATTTGAGACAAATGATATCACTTACCTGGCTTGGCAGTCTTCTGACATCTCAGGCCATACAtcgtgtcaaaggtcaaaggtccaaTCTACCTATAGATTTAAAAGAATTGGGTCAAATCAATTGTCATCATTTCAACATAAAACTATTAAAAGGAACACTTCCTCATTTCAATCTCACTTCCCCATGGAAGAGAAACCCAGGAAGTAACATTCAATTCCTCAATACCTAAAGATCATATGCTGTAAATTCAATTATGTTTGTGGTGactaattttgcagtagaaggATAAAGGagttttttgcagtgttttaagtttgtagttGCCTGCCTctctcgccccccccccccccaagttgACCCCAAAAAATTGTGACTCGCACACAGTCCCTTCCCTctccttcacacacacacacacacagattgcATTATATATAATACCCTCCCCTTTTGACAGTGTGACGCTCTCGCCCCACCCTTcctcccctcccccaaataGCCACCCTGgctacaacccccccccccctctttgtCAGACTTTGACAGTATGTCAGTGTCTCACCCCGTTCCCTATCATTATGATTTGCCTGAGACTCTCACAGAAAAACACCAATCTCGTAACAGCACAGATAGATAGAAGCATAGAATAGGCTTAACAAATAATTTTCGGTTCCCAAACCAAATGCTACTCAGCTCAGGcacaacaacaaacatgtatGAACTTGCGACTTTGACTTACCTCTTCCACCAGCTATGACAACCTAGCTAGGTTCTAAACCTAACGCTAGCTGGAATGGAGAACGAACAGCACAAACGTTAAAACGTCCGTCTAGACTCTGAAATATCTGAACAGCGTCAGCTTTATTTTAGTCTGATGACAACATTATTGTGCCCGCAGCCACACACACGAAACTGTGATGATGCGTCACATCTGGGCCACGCCCACCGCTTAATCCAATCACAATAGATTtcacttatgcaaatcaggtggGCGTGTCCAATATGGGATTTCTGCACGTAAACAGACCCAGCAGACCCAGAACAATGTGATATGGGTCAATGCACGCGATATTCAAAAGGTCAAGGTGCGTTTTTTGCTTCTAATTTTGAGGTTAGGAGTATTAAAAAGTGTTCAGTCCTGAGAAAATAGAAAATCGTCGCGGGAAACACAAAGTGACAAGAAATTGCACCTTGGAGGTCTCTTGAATCTAGGAAATTGAATAAATTCCAGATGTGATCTTCCATACCGATTGTTTATGTGAGAAAACTGCCATCTAGCGATTTTTAGAGAAAACGCAATCATATTTCCGGGAGAAAGCGGTGGGTTTAATCAAATCCACTAAGTCTTCTCGTATACAGTCATTTTCGGATAAGCAAATTATTCtggaaaagaaacaaacaaacaaacaaacaaacaaggtctATTGTAATTGTACAATGAAAAACGCCGCTGGTGGTTTTCACATGATGTCGTGAAACCGATCAGAGTCTGACTTTGGTGAAAATATATGAAATATCTAAGTCACATTTAAGTTATCTTCATGTATTCCTTTCACCAAGGTCAGTTAGCAGACTTGTAAACAATTGCACCATGCATTtcgcaatgaaaacaaaatacaacaacaacaacaacaacaacaacattatacATTAAATGGTTTTTCATTTTACTCTCCCCTGGGAGCAAAACGCTATTAAATCATTCATATAATATGGCAGCAGTTCTAGAGATAAGGTCAACATTAATTTACTTCTGCCTACCAAACCATACCtgcaacattttatttttcaaaacatgATTTCAAGTctagttataaaaacttgatgTATTCACTGTACAAACAACATAATTGCATTTCTAACTGAAGCTGCTACTGTGGACTAGGGGGACAAAGGGTTCATCATCCAAAGGTGATCGGCTACCTGACCAAGGTccctttttaacctccttgacctGACCAAAAGGCATAAGATCATTTGCTCAATAGATACAAACAATAGCAATTCTAATGGGAACCGCTAGTGAGGCCATGATAAATTAGAACCACATAAGAAatcacattcatacatacaagatacaagataactcaaAGCTGACATTTTAAGATAAGTAGGACAGACTAATATTTAAATCAGTGTATAAGAAATGATAATAATTCCAAGATGAACTTGAATGGCATAACCTTCACCCGATATAACCCCGCAAAGAGATCGAACTACGTTCTATTCGCCAAACGTAGAGTTCTAACGTTCCATAGACATTCCAGCTGACGTTCCACGCAAACCAAAAAGAGTGAAGATGGCGACTGGCGGTGAGGCTACCGATGTTCCCAAAAAGATTTCGCCCCAGGCCCTCTGGCAATGGGAGAATACAAAACGCCGAACGGGCTTCCTGGCGTTCATGGGTGTTTCTCCTACCGCGGACGGAGAGACGGTTCAGGGTCTGTACGAGGAGGTAGAGAGAATGGCCGAGGAGTTTGTAGAAAACATCTCCGTGGATCCTGTGGCCTGGCGCGGGGAAGAACGTCTGAACAAGCGGCACTTTGGAGCTGTAGTTCAGGCGCTAGCCGCTAGTCCCCACGGTCTACTTCGACCTcaacatattttgaaatatttcaggtaaaatgatttcattacTCCGATACATCACTAGACTCAAAATTTCTAAATCATACACCCTACTTTTATTTCGACTGTACAAAGACTAACATTGATATTTcccaaatttgaatttattttcgTCAAGTAAGGGTTTCGCCGCTTCTCTGTTTTATCCAGAAACCGCTACCCGCACCTCTGGCGACAAACAGGTGGAACTGCAACCACGGCGGCTGTTGTGGTGAGTACTGAAAATTCCTTCATGCCTTTATCTTCACAGGGATTTAAATTCGCGACTGGAgaggaaaggggggggggggtcagaaTTCTATAGAACACGGTAGAAGTACAATGGAAAGAAATATATTCTTGGATAGATTAAAACCACTGAGATTATTAAAAGATTTATAGCATTTGCATGTTTTCAATTAAGAAAATACTTGCTTACATTACGGTACAAGGATAAACAAGACAGCCAAAAGGTAAAATCAACTTAACattattgtattttgtatgatatggTCGGTAGTCATTTGCTCTTTCAAAATCATTCAAACTTCCATGAGATTTCATGCACCAGCTTTACCTCAACTAAGAAAAGTTAATTTCTTTATTACGGTGGGAGAGATACTTTTTCCAgcgttctgcaatattgcagaatgtcaaaaattTGTTctgcattttttaaatattttctgcacaTACACAAGTCACCATACTGCaacattgtttctttctttgtttctttgttctcaACCTAATAATGTCTACTTATTTGCATCATATTTAGCCtttcaacattaaaaaaaattaaaacctgCCTAATACGGAGGAACAAGGACATGATATGCTTGCGAGGAATATGTGTTCTGATGCGTAATTAAGATCACACTACCTGTGACAAAAATGCACAGCCACGGCCAGTGGAAAAGATAACATTTCAAAAATGATAAATCCGAAATATTATTACTAGGTGGTAAAAAAGAGCAAAACCTTGTCCTCTACGTAGTTTGTCAGGTTTGTGCGACGCAGGTTTCAATTTAGCCGCTAATTTGCTAAATTGATAACCATCGAATCTCAagcctgatttttttcattctgcaaaattgcatgttgctgaatgttttcttctgcaatctagAAAATCTATCTCcaaattgcagactgcataTGTGTATTTCTAACACTGTTATGCTCTAAAACCTTCATATATCTTAAGTCGGTCTGGGGAAAGTAGCAAAGTTTATATCAGTGACTTTTACTTTCGACGGCAAAGAGGAAGTGACTTTGTCAGGCTCaactatttttttcaattacatTAAATGTATTAGAACCAGTTTATTCTAGTGACGCTAAAGAAACCTTATATACCGAAATATCTGGGAATCTTATATAGTCAAGATTTGTCTTTTGATATTGTTTATcttgatatctaaccttcatcaacgctgTAGAAAAGTTCAGTTCTCCATAGACGCAAGCTAACTTATCATTCTCAACTCTTCAGAAAGCCATCCATGTTGTCCTGTCCAGCCGGAAGTTTCTACAAGTGGAGGCGGACGTTGACCCCGTGACGTCAGACCGTCGCGTCGTCTTCTTCGCCATCGACTACCAGAGCTACCCAGACGCCCCCGCGCCAGGCACGGCCCTCCGAACGCCTCAGGATGAAGACGACTCACCGCCGGATGGCAATGATAATATGACAACTTCCGCCAGAGGGCGTTGTAGCACCGATAATCTTCTCTCTATAGAGTCTAGTACCCACTACAAGACCCCAAAGAAAGTCCACCTAGCGAGGTCTAGTCTCAGGAGAGCGCTAGAGGAATCCAACGGCCAGAACCAAAACGTCGTTTCGCATGGAAATATCAAGCGGCGGTGGCAACAAAAAGAAGTCCAACTGAGCCCTAGGAAGCGGACTTGTGGTACAAACCCACACGGAGAGGCCGATTCTAACACCCCTACTTGTTCTGTGGATGGcatagtcagcaccaaggatggggacaacaacaacagcagccgTTGGCAGGAGTATTGGGGCCGGTGTCTGGACCAGGAGGCGCCCACGTACGCGTTCGACCTCGTCGGCTACGTGTGTGAGGAGCGGCTGTCACGTGGCTTCTTCCCCAGGGTAGTCAACGTTTTCCCGCGGAATTTACTGCTGACTGCCGAGCAGGCTGTGATGGAATGTCTGGCAGTTACTAATGTCGAACTGTAGACCATCGAAAGCACCGCTCCCTGGCGATTTATTTGATTAGTACACCCAACCATAACACAAGGatgatttattaccttcgccgagaaggttatgcagagggtagcgtttgtgtgtttgtgtgtggtagcacaccataactcgagaatgcctggatggattgtcttggtatttagtatgttggtaggttttgatgagacctaaaaacgattagattttgggccccctagcggcttcttacggtactgcagcggaacttcctgttttgatatctcgtgttctggacatgctatggaactgattttttagtggtagatagatctttggacagagagtaagtggtatgggtttgggacccctagcagcttttttggaactgcaggagcaggttttgcgtctgactttgaaagcgaataactcaagaagggcttgatggatggtgaggatttttggtaagttgatagcttgagtaatgatgtacatgattagatacttattatgcaaatcaatatctaatttgaaaaattaatgaggaaagtttatacatccgccaaattccataataggactctgaaacatgtgacatatgtaactgaaaaagagagaaatattaattgatacgaactatgcaaatgaggtcacaatgcaaatgaagacctcatttgcatgattaatgagaaaataccataacaagatggccttggtagatggtcatgatttttggtatgtggatagcttgtgtgatgctaagtatgattggatgataattatgcaaatcagattctaatttgcataattcatgaggcaactttaaaaatccgctttgtcccatgatatgaccattcaaattgtaaccgaggaagagaggaatgttgatagatagaacatatgcaaatgtggtcctaatttgcatacttaatgagttacttctataattccacactggtaaatgatggcaatttcatacagttaatccttttttgtggcattatgtgaatgtgaacatcgttgaatc
Protein-coding regions in this window:
- the LOC136442242 gene encoding uncharacterized protein; this translates as MATGGEATDVPKKISPQALWQWENTKRRTGFLAFMGVSPTADGETVQGLYEEVERMAEEFVENISVDPVAWRGEERLNKRHFGAVVQALAASPHGLLRPQHILKYFRNRYPHLWRQTGGTATTAAVVKAIHVVLSSRKFLQVEADVDPVTSDRRVVFFAIDYQSYPDAPAPGTALRTPQDEDDSPPDGNDNMTTSARGRCSTDNLLSIESSTHYKTPKKVHLARSSLRRALEESNGQNQNVVSHGNIKRRWQQKEVQLSPRKRTCGTNPHGEADSNTPTCSVDGIVSTKDGDNNNSSRWQEYWGRCLDQEAPTYAFDLVGYVCEERLSRGFFPRVVNVFPRNLLLTAEQAVMECLAVTNVEL